In Methylotenera sp. L2L1, the following proteins share a genomic window:
- a CDS encoding TolC family protein, whose product MSLLAQPLCAEEANPSLMTEKANQRLRLDERLSLDDYSVTPPVKLNDAIHEYNAKREKAAIKPLQIDIGKALNAVDHAGDTSQLASTISGQTTQSLTIADVRTKALKNNLTIKVAQIDPLISGAEVREEQAKFDNIIFAYAKYGEIDSPKISGDTVEFKSNNASLDGQQVKLSTVEQDKRSLSLEAGIRIPLRTGGSVTLSSPLENKSSRGRFDSDEYRSALRFSMSQPLLRNAGVKVNEASIRIAEYSQQAVQLKTRLQSIRVIAIVDKAYWALYEAWGQLDVRRQQFEYANQNLSMVKHRVREGLSAAVEINRAEIGVADRMDALIVAETNLKLAQRQLRFYMNEMAEDTIQTGTLVPATQPSLLKYDFNRNKLLDDALSGRVELLEQEIQLAADLTKIDYLENQTLPLFSLDYQYGALSNTNSNFGQNYRNVLNGDFNDWSIGLKFEMPMTNEARKAQLDYAVQQRNQRLATKSLQILTVKKEIYDALDYVDQNWQRILAARQQVLIAGLNYEAELKQFNEGLRTMTEVLETLTRLGEAQAKEVRAIADYQVALIDTAYATGTLLGYSKLDFN is encoded by the coding sequence GTGAGTTTACTAGCTCAACCATTATGCGCAGAAGAAGCTAATCCAAGCTTGATGACAGAAAAAGCTAATCAAAGATTAAGGTTAGATGAACGACTATCGCTAGATGATTATTCGGTGACTCCTCCAGTCAAACTTAATGATGCTATTCATGAGTACAACGCTAAACGAGAAAAAGCTGCAATTAAACCACTTCAGATAGACATAGGTAAGGCATTGAATGCAGTAGATCATGCAGGAGATACTAGTCAACTTGCTTCAACCATCTCTGGACAGACGACTCAATCACTTACGATTGCAGATGTACGGACCAAAGCCCTTAAAAATAATTTAACTATTAAAGTTGCACAAATAGACCCATTGATTTCAGGCGCAGAAGTGCGTGAGGAGCAAGCAAAGTTCGACAACATTATTTTTGCCTATGCAAAATATGGGGAAATAGACTCTCCCAAAATATCAGGAGATACCGTCGAGTTTAAGTCTAATAATGCCAGTTTAGATGGTCAGCAAGTAAAGCTTAGTACTGTAGAGCAAGATAAACGAAGCCTTTCACTCGAAGCTGGGATCAGAATACCACTACGCACAGGCGGTTCTGTCACATTAAGCTCTCCGCTAGAAAATAAGTCGAGCAGGGGGCGGTTTGATAGTGATGAGTACAGAAGTGCGTTGCGCTTTTCAATGAGTCAACCGTTGCTAAGAAATGCTGGCGTTAAAGTGAATGAAGCTAGCATTCGTATTGCAGAATACTCACAGCAAGCTGTACAGCTTAAAACTAGATTGCAATCAATACGAGTGATTGCGATCGTTGATAAAGCTTATTGGGCGTTATATGAGGCATGGGGACAGTTAGATGTAAGGCGACAGCAGTTCGAGTATGCCAATCAAAATCTAAGCATGGTCAAACATCGTGTTCGAGAGGGTTTGAGTGCTGCGGTAGAGATTAATCGTGCAGAAATTGGGGTTGCCGATAGAATGGACGCCTTAATTGTAGCTGAGACCAATCTTAAATTAGCACAGCGCCAATTGCGTTTTTATATGAATGAGATGGCGGAAGACACCATTCAAACCGGTACTTTAGTTCCTGCTACACAGCCTAGTTTGCTTAAATATGATTTTAACCGAAACAAGTTGTTAGACGATGCATTGTCTGGTCGTGTTGAGCTTTTAGAGCAGGAGATTCAATTGGCCGCTGATCTCACCAAAATTGATTATCTTGAGAACCAGACCCTTCCATTATTTAGTTTGGACTATCAATATGGTGCGCTTTCAAATACCAACAGCAATTTTGGGCAGAATTACAGAAACGTCCTGAACGGTGATTTTAATGATTGGTCAATTGGTTTGAAGTTTGAAATGCCGATGACCAACGAAGCAAGAAAAGCGCAGCTAGATTACGCTGTACAACAGCGTAATCAGCGTTTAGCGACCAAATCCCTACAAATATTAACGGTAAAAAAAGAAATTTACGATGCCTTAGATTATGTTGACCAAAATTGGCAACGTATTTTAGCTGCTAGACAACAAGTGCTTATCGCAGGTCTTAATTATGAAGCAGAACTCAAACAGTTCAATGAGGGCTTGCGCACGATGACCGAAGTGTTAGAAACGCTTACTCGTCTAGGTGAGGCGCAAGCTAAGGAAGTCCGTGCCATCGCTGACTATCAAGTTGCACTTATTGATACTGCCTATGCGACTGGAACTTTGTTGGGTTACAGTAAGTTAGACTTTAATTAA
- a CDS encoding DUF2322 family protein, which produces MQKFSDVLQTLDDASNVTRIELYNQDGSSAGVIENKPGSQGSIKVYSHLARMYGEISLDAAVEGLSLYAEHTEDAENCPGKHPNVDRLLNILEDEQPLTVKVIES; this is translated from the coding sequence ATGCAAAAATTTAGCGACGTACTACAGACTCTTGATGACGCCTCAAACGTGACCCGTATCGAGCTTTATAACCAAGATGGCAGCTCTGCAGGCGTGATTGAAAACAAACCAGGTAGTCAAGGCTCAATCAAAGTGTATAGCCATTTAGCGCGTATGTATGGTGAAATCTCTTTAGATGCTGCGGTAGAAGGCTTAAGCTTATATGCAGAGCACACGGAAGATGCTGAGAATTGCCCTGGCAAGCATCCAAACGTAGATAGATTGTTGAATATTCTAGAGGATGAACAACCACTCACAGTGAAGGTCATTGAGTCATAG
- the coq7 gene encoding 2-polyprenyl-3-methyl-6-methoxy-1,4-benzoquinone monooxygenase, protein MNRLLTTDKLICAFDTGLRTLFAKPHSERVHPDAGIEEPLLNEQDKKHVSALMRVNHTGEVCAQALYSGQALTAQSAATSITMQQAAREETEHLAWCESRIEALGGHTSVLNPLFYAGSFAIGAVAGALGDKWSLGFLEETEKQVGAHLASHLGQLPTADEKSRKIIEQMQTDEAKHANDAKQQGAAALPLPVKFCMKKMSELMTSTTYHI, encoded by the coding sequence ATGAACAGATTACTCACGACAGACAAATTAATTTGTGCATTTGATACCGGGTTACGCACCCTGTTTGCAAAACCACATAGCGAGCGTGTGCACCCAGATGCGGGCATTGAAGAACCTCTGCTAAACGAGCAAGACAAGAAACATGTCAGCGCACTGATGCGCGTCAACCATACCGGTGAAGTCTGTGCACAAGCACTGTATAGCGGTCAGGCTCTGACTGCTCAAAGTGCAGCCACCAGCATCACCATGCAACAAGCGGCGCGTGAAGAAACCGAGCATTTAGCATGGTGTGAATCACGCATTGAAGCATTAGGCGGCCACACCAGCGTACTTAACCCGCTATTCTATGCTGGCTCATTTGCGATTGGCGCAGTTGCAGGGGCATTAGGTGACAAATGGAGCCTAGGCTTTTTAGAAGAGACTGAAAAGCAGGTAGGTGCACACTTGGCAAGCCACCTTGGCCAGCTACCTACTGCAGACGAAAAATCTCGCAAAATTATTGAACAAATGCAAACGGACGAAGCTAAACACGCTAATGACGCAAAACAACAAGGTGCAGCAGCATTGCCACTGCCAGTTAAATTCTGCATGAAAAAGATGTCCGAACTCATGACCAGCACAACCTATCACATCTAA